The following nucleotide sequence is from Candidatus Krumholzibacteriia bacterium.
CTCCCCGAACCGGGACGGTCCATCGTGCACCGAACTGCGATCGTGATCCTGCTGCTGACGATGTCGTTCCTCGCCGCGCCCGCCCAGGGCCAGCTGCTCGAGAGCGAACGCAACACGATCGAGGTGTTCCAACGCACCTCCGACTCGGTCGTCTTCATCCGCAACGAGCTCGTGCAGCGGAACTTCTGGACCGGCGACGTCATGCGCCGGCAGGCCGGCACCGGATCGGGCTTCGTGTGGGATCGCCAGGGACACGTGGTCACCAACTACCACGTGATTCGCAACGGGGAACGCTTCTTCGTGGTGTTCTCCGACGGGGCCGAGTTCGAGGCCGAGGTCCGGGGCTTCGATCGCAACAAGGACCTGGCCGTGTTGCGCATCGACGCACCGGCGTCGCGACTGCGTCCGATCGAACCCGGAGACAGCGACGAGCTGCTGGTGGGCCAGAAGGTGCTGGCCATCGGCAACCCCTTCGAGCTCGACCAGACGCTCACCACCGGCGTGGTCAGCGCGCTCGGCCGCGAGATCCGCTCGGTGGCCGACGTCCCGATCACCGACGTCATCCAGACCGACGCCTCGATCAATCCGGGCAATTCGGGCGGCCCCCTGCTCGACAGCCGAGGACGCCTGGTCGGGGTGAACACCGCGATCATCAACCGCACCGGGGCGAACGTGGGCATCGGCTTCGCGGTTCCCGTGAACACCGTGCTGCGGATCGTGCCGCAGTTGATCGAGACCGGTCGCGTGAGCCGGGCCGGGCTCGGGATCAGCGTGGTGGGCGACCCCATCATGGTCCGGCTCGGACTCGAGGGCGTCGGCGTGCGCGACGTGGCCCGGGGCACGCCCGCCGATCGGGCCGGGCTGCGGCCGTTGCGGCGGATGCGCGACGGCCGGCTGGTGGGGGACGTGATCGTGGCGGTGGCGGGCACGCCGGTCAGTCGCTTCGACGACCTCTACAAGATCCTCGATCCCTACGAGCCCGGCGACCGCGTCGAGATCGAGGTCCTGCGCGATCTCGAACGCCGCGAACGCATCGAACTCGAGCTGACCGACGTCGGTCCGCGGCGTTGAACGCACCGCGCTTGCTCGCGCGCCTCGAGGGCGGTTAGGATTCCGTCGGCTCGGGATCGACCATCCCGGGCCGTTCGTGATCCCGTGGATCCCCCGGAAGCCGGTGCGAATCCGGCGCGGCCCCGCCACTGTGAGCGGCGACGAACCCCGGAACACGCCACTGGTCCGTGCGCACGGACCGGGAAGGCCCGGGCAGTAGGACGACCCGCGAGCCAGGAGACCGATCCCGGGACAGACCTGAACGTCCTTCGTGGGTTGAGGACTCCAGGCCCGGCCGTCCCCTTCGGTCGCGTCGTGCCATCCGAACGTCCTCGGCTCCACGCCAACGTGGAGGCCGATCCATGGCTCGTGTTCTTCTCGGTGCGGCCGCGCTCGCGGCCGTCGTTCTCCTTCCTTTCGCCGCTGCCGCGCAGATCGCCGACACCGGCCAGCAGAACCCCGAGGTGCTGCGCACCAACGGGCAGATTTCGATGTGGGCCGACACCGTCGTCGACTTCGTCCGTGGTCCCCTGGACTACGCCGATCCCTCACTGGGCCTGGCGTCCTTCGGCAGTCCGACCGACGTGCTGGGCGACGCCGGTTCGCCGTTCAGTCTGGGCGACGGCGGATCGATCACGCTGGGCTTCCCCGAGAGCATCGTCGACGGGCCGGGCGTGGACTTCGTGGTGTTCGAGAACGCCTTCGCCTTCGGCGGCGAGGTCTTCGCGGAGCTGGCCTTCGTCGAGGTCAGTTCCGACGGGGCGACCTTCGTCCGCATGCCGGCGATCTCGCGCATCGACCGTACGATCGGGGCCTTCGAGGGGATCGCCTCGACGGAGACGTACAACCTGGCCGGCAACTACGTCGGCGGCACCGCCTTCGACCTGGACGACCTGGCCGATCACCCGCTCGTCGTGGCGGGGGACGTCGACCTGCAGGCCATCGCGTACGTGCGTGTGGTCGACGTGATCGGCGACTGCACGAACGGATCGTCCTTCGACGCCCTGGGCAACGCGGTGTGCGACCCCTATCCGACGGCCTCGGCCAGCGGGGGCTTCGACCTCACGGGCGTGGCCGTCATGAACCCGCCCGGGCCGGTCTCGGCCGACCGTGCCAGCTTCGGCTCGCTGAAGGCCCGCTACGGCGATCGCTAGGGTCGTTGTCGCGCGGGGGCCGTCGGCCTAGACTGGTGGGGTCGTCCGAACCCGTATCCTGCCCTCTGCCGGAGGCCCCCGTGCTCTACGACAGCATCCTCGAAGTCATCGGGAACACACCCCTCGTCCGCATGCACCGGGTGGGTGCGGCGCTCGAGTGCAATCTGTACGCGAAGTGCGAGTTCCTGAACCCCGGCGGCTCGGTCAAGGACCGCATCGGGTACCAGATGGTGATCGACGCCGAGAAGCAGGGGCGGATCAAGCCGGGCGACACGCTGATCGAGCCCACCAGCGGCAACACCGGCATCGGCCTGGCCCTGGCGGGGGCGGTGCGCGGCTACCGCGTGATCATCACCATGCCCGAGAAGATGAGCCGCGAGAAGCAGGTGGTGCTCGAGGCCCTGGGCGCGAAGATCGTGCGCACGCCGACCGAGGCCGCGTGGGACTCGCCCGAGAGCCACATCGGCGTGGCCAACCGCATGCAGAAGGAACTGCCGAACGCGCACATCCTCGACCAGTACAGCAATCCGAGCAATCCCGAGGCGCACTACGATCGCACGGGCCAGGAGATCATCGACGACCTGGACGGTCAGGTCGACATGGTGGTCATCGGCGCGGGCACCGGCGGCACGATCACCGGTGTGGCCAAGCGGCTCAAGGAACACAACCCCGACTGCGTCATCGTCGGAGTCGATCCCATCGGCAGCATTCTCGCCGGGGGCGACCACGTGGCCTCGTACAAGGTCGAGGGCATCGGCTACGACTTCATCCCCGAGGTCCTCGATCGCGGCCTGGTCGACACCTGGGTGAAGACGAACGATCGCCAGAGCTTCCTCATGGCACGGCGGCTGATCAAGGAAGAGGGCTTCCTCTGCGGCGGTAGCTGCGGTGCGGTCGCCGTGGCCGCCCTGCAGGAGGCCCGGCGTCTGAAGCCCGGCCAGAACTGCGTGCTGATCCTCGCCGACGGCGTGCGCAACTACATGACGAAGTTCGTCGACGACCAGTGGATGCGCGAGAACCGCTTCAGTGGTGACGACGTCATCGAGGGCACCGTGGCCGAGATGACGCACTCGAAGAACGGTCGGAGTCTGATCACGCTCGACCAGCAGGAGAGCCTGACCAAGGCGATCGACCTGATGCGCCACGAGGGCA
It contains:
- a CDS encoding trypsin-like peptidase domain-containing protein, which gives rise to MHRTAIVILLLTMSFLAAPAQGQLLESERNTIEVFQRTSDSVVFIRNELVQRNFWTGDVMRRQAGTGSGFVWDRQGHVVTNYHVIRNGERFFVVFSDGAEFEAEVRGFDRNKDLAVLRIDAPASRLRPIEPGDSDELLVGQKVLAIGNPFELDQTLTTGVVSALGREIRSVADVPITDVIQTDASINPGNSGGPLLDSRGRLVGVNTAIINRTGANVGIGFAVPVNTVLRIVPQLIETGRVSRAGLGISVVGDPIMVRLGLEGVGVRDVARGTPADRAGLRPLRRMRDGRLVGDVIVAVAGTPVSRFDDLYKILDPYEPGDRVEIEVLRDLERRERIELELTDVGPRR
- a CDS encoding cystathionine beta-synthase; this encodes MLYDSILEVIGNTPLVRMHRVGAALECNLYAKCEFLNPGGSVKDRIGYQMVIDAEKQGRIKPGDTLIEPTSGNTGIGLALAGAVRGYRVIITMPEKMSREKQVVLEALGAKIVRTPTEAAWDSPESHIGVANRMQKELPNAHILDQYSNPSNPEAHYDRTGQEIIDDLDGQVDMVVIGAGTGGTITGVAKRLKEHNPDCVIVGVDPIGSILAGGDHVASYKVEGIGYDFIPEVLDRGLVDTWVKTNDRQSFLMARRLIKEEGFLCGGSCGAVAVAALQEARRLKPGQNCVLILADGVRNYMTKFVDDQWMRENRFSGDDVIEGTVAEMTHSKNGRSLITLDQQESLTKAIDLMRHEGISQIPITAEGQLAGLLTEKDLLEFLTSGERDPNVHLIDVMRRSVPTVLETTPLSALDEMLDLTGSVVVVDDQRHPQHILTKIDLVEWLVHH